In Paenarthrobacter sp. GOM3, a single window of DNA contains:
- a CDS encoding alpha/beta hydrolase, with translation MTFDPASLVFTPQDAPSEIRASTVLPARRENVEFTTEDGKVLRGELALPESGEITATLITLHPLPTHGGFMDSHVYRKASYRLPALAGVAVLRFNTRGTQSPRGTSDGQFEEGVGERYDVEAAVRFAVDRGLPNRWLVGWSFGTELALMYGAVEPVASQIQGAVLLSPPLHRATDVHLKEWASSGKPLTVLVPEHDDYLQPAEAAQRFSLVPQARLVGVDGAKHLWVGEKYAARVLDEIVDDVTPAGAGVDGLPRQWAGPVASV, from the coding sequence ATGACTTTCGATCCCGCTTCGCTTGTTTTCACGCCACAGGATGCGCCTTCCGAGATCCGCGCTTCCACGGTCCTGCCCGCCCGGCGCGAGAATGTGGAGTTCACCACCGAGGACGGCAAAGTACTTCGGGGGGAGCTCGCGCTTCCGGAGTCCGGGGAAATCACCGCCACCTTGATCACCCTGCATCCGCTGCCGACGCACGGCGGGTTCATGGACTCGCATGTCTACCGCAAGGCTTCCTACAGGCTCCCGGCTTTGGCTGGTGTTGCAGTGCTGAGGTTCAACACCCGCGGCACGCAGTCGCCCCGGGGGACAAGCGATGGACAGTTCGAGGAAGGCGTTGGTGAGCGCTACGACGTCGAAGCAGCAGTGCGGTTCGCCGTGGACCGTGGCCTGCCGAACCGCTGGCTGGTCGGGTGGTCCTTTGGTACCGAACTCGCCCTGATGTACGGAGCGGTGGAGCCGGTCGCTTCACAGATCCAAGGGGCCGTCCTCTTGTCGCCGCCGCTGCATCGTGCCACTGACGTCCATCTCAAGGAGTGGGCGTCGTCGGGAAAGCCGCTGACAGTCCTGGTGCCTGAACACGATGACTACCTGCAACCTGCCGAAGCAGCACAGCGTTTCAGTTTGGTGCCGCAGGCCCGGCTGGTCGGCGTCGACGGCGCAAAGCACCTCTGGGTGGGCGAGAAGTACGCGGCGCGCGTCCTGGATGAAATCGTCGACGACGTCACTCCAGCAGGTGCCGGCGTGGACGGCCTGCCCCGACAGTGGGCGGGGCCGGTCGCGAGCGTCTGA
- a CDS encoding ATP/GTP-binding protein, with protein MPRSNRPRRNASGSRSGSNGGKWSEPVPELDLERARSGIARRESAPDGDWMVRTMTAKKAEKEYICPGCSTAILPGIAHLVVWSDSHLFGQAAGLAERRHWHTNCWTSRTYRYR; from the coding sequence ATGCCCCGCTCCAACCGCCCCCGTCGCAACGCGTCAGGTTCACGCTCGGGCAGCAACGGCGGCAAGTGGTCGGAGCCGGTGCCGGAACTCGACCTGGAGCGGGCCCGCAGCGGCATTGCGCGGCGCGAAAGCGCGCCGGATGGCGACTGGATGGTGCGGACCATGACAGCCAAAAAGGCTGAAAAGGAATACATCTGCCCGGGTTGCTCCACGGCCATCCTGCCGGGCATCGCCCACCTGGTGGTGTGGTCCGACAGCCACTTGTTCGGACAGGCAGCCGGGTTGGCCGAACGCCGGCATTGGCACACCAACTGCTGGACTTCGCGGACTTACCGCTACCGCTGA
- the nucS gene encoding endonuclease NucS, with amino-acid sequence MRLVIARCSVDYVGRLKAHLPLATRLLLVKADGSVLVHSDGGSYKPLNWMSPPATLRVTSPEETEVEEGVVEQWTVQSAKTDDRLIINIYEQIHDTSHELGTDPGLIKDGVEADLQRLLAEQIETLGTGYSLIRREYFTAIGPVDILARDANGATVAIELKRRGDIDGVEQLTRYLELLNRDPLLAPVRGIFAAQQIKPQAKVLANDRGIDCVTLDYDAMRGVDDSESRLF; translated from the coding sequence GTGCGACTCGTCATAGCCCGTTGTTCTGTTGATTACGTTGGCCGCCTCAAGGCCCATCTCCCCCTCGCCACCCGGCTGCTGCTGGTCAAGGCGGACGGCTCAGTGCTGGTGCACTCGGACGGCGGTTCCTACAAGCCGTTGAACTGGATGAGCCCGCCCGCCACGCTCCGGGTGACTTCACCGGAAGAGACCGAGGTTGAAGAAGGGGTGGTGGAGCAGTGGACCGTCCAATCCGCTAAAACTGACGACCGCCTCATCATCAACATTTACGAGCAAATCCACGACACGTCCCATGAGCTCGGCACAGACCCTGGCCTAATCAAGGACGGCGTCGAAGCGGACCTCCAGCGGCTGCTTGCTGAGCAGATCGAAACCCTCGGAACGGGTTACTCCCTGATTCGCCGTGAGTACTTCACCGCGATCGGTCCCGTGGACATCCTGGCCAGGGACGCCAACGGAGCCACAGTGGCCATCGAACTGAAACGGCGCGGCGACATCGACGGCGTCGAACAATTGACCCGGTACCTTGAACTGCTCAACCGCGATCCCCTGCTGGCGCCCGTGCGCGGAATTTTCGCCGCCCAGCAAATCAAGCCGCAAGCCAAAGTCCTTGCCAACGATCGCGGCATCGACTGCGTCACCTTGGATTATGACGCGATGCGCGGCGTGGATGACAGCGAGTCCCGGCTCTTCTAA
- a CDS encoding alpha/beta hydrolase, producing MDFLSDVSLVDGPFMWFCVAFGAVGGLYLLWRRQRSWPVVVVACLVIAAGIVALIHWILIDLMASFSENLPFETLAWSVLAVTAILLSIARFPRNVAKGRVLGCVAMLGVVLLCVVQVNLYFGLNKTVADLLGTAVARIQPLESSLKRTAGGVPAPSLSAWKAPDSLPGGGILRKAHIPGTASGFDARDAYIYLPPAYLSTPRPSLPVLILFAGQPGGPTDWLTGGRLRALLDRFAEEHGGLAPVTVVVDPNGSANANTMCMDSNIAHVDTYLSQDVPNWISSTLDVSTDHKQWAVGGFSFGGTCAMQMGTLHPDLFPSVVPFSAEREPALAKDRDKTIADSFDGDVEAFESRTPLVLMAERTFSGSGVYLVSGEADHEFTGYMHELAEAARNSGFDTQEHSIAHAGHSWDAVIEGMPGALGFLATRWGILQ from the coding sequence ATGGACTTCCTTTCGGATGTCAGCCTCGTTGATGGGCCTTTCATGTGGTTCTGCGTCGCCTTCGGAGCTGTTGGCGGTTTGTATCTGCTGTGGCGCCGCCAGCGGTCCTGGCCTGTAGTCGTGGTGGCCTGCCTTGTCATTGCTGCAGGGATAGTGGCCCTGATCCATTGGATCCTGATCGATCTCATGGCGTCTTTCTCTGAGAACTTGCCATTTGAGACTTTGGCGTGGTCTGTTCTGGCTGTCACCGCCATCCTCCTGAGCATTGCCCGCTTCCCACGGAACGTTGCCAAAGGCCGTGTGCTGGGTTGCGTAGCGATGCTGGGCGTAGTCCTTTTATGCGTGGTCCAAGTAAATCTCTACTTTGGACTCAATAAGACCGTCGCCGATTTGCTCGGTACGGCAGTGGCGCGGATCCAACCGCTGGAGTCCAGCCTCAAACGGACAGCGGGCGGTGTCCCCGCCCCGTCACTGAGTGCATGGAAAGCCCCCGATTCCCTGCCTGGTGGCGGAATCCTTCGCAAGGCCCACATTCCCGGTACGGCTTCCGGCTTTGACGCCCGTGACGCCTACATCTATCTGCCCCCTGCCTACCTGTCGACGCCCCGGCCCAGCCTCCCGGTGCTCATACTCTTTGCGGGGCAACCCGGCGGCCCGACCGATTGGTTGACTGGCGGCCGCCTCCGGGCGCTCCTGGACCGTTTCGCCGAGGAACACGGTGGCTTGGCGCCAGTGACGGTAGTGGTGGATCCCAACGGGTCAGCCAATGCAAACACCATGTGCATGGACAGCAACATCGCCCACGTGGATACATACCTTTCCCAAGACGTCCCAAACTGGATCAGCAGCACTTTGGACGTCTCTACTGACCACAAGCAGTGGGCTGTTGGCGGATTCTCTTTCGGCGGCACCTGCGCGATGCAGATGGGAACGTTGCACCCCGACTTGTTTCCCTCAGTTGTGCCGTTCTCTGCCGAGCGCGAGCCTGCCCTTGCCAAGGATCGAGACAAGACCATCGCGGACTCCTTCGACGGCGATGTTGAAGCTTTCGAGTCCAGGACGCCTTTGGTCCTGATGGCTGAGCGCACGTTTTCCGGCAGCGGCGTGTATCTGGTTTCCGGCGAAGCGGACCACGAGTTCACTGGATACATGCATGAACTCGCCGAGGCTGCCCGGAACTCGGGATTCGACACCCAGGAGCACTCCATTGCCCACGCCGGGCACTCCTGGGACGCCGTGATCGAGGGGATGCCAGGAGCGCTCGGCTTCCTGGCCACGCGTTGGGGCATCCTGCAATGA
- a CDS encoding bifunctional lysylphosphatidylglycerol flippase/synthetase MprF — MSLALNRVVVPAIRQAGRHLRSTPFTLIVLLLFIVLSIASGSLLMGPPEPWLPVAGVSLDGLRAGEWWSIWTSLFFTTNPLAYATAILMMLFLLGLAERRFGSLKTAGVFLGGQFACVSAFLLVTQIARPADDGWLSRMADTRLIGPYGAILATAMAASALLPTLWQRRLRTVTLSISLLLLLYVGHAETVVGFLGALIGLAAGWWMQSSQGHLHLHRSTGREVRNLLSLTMAIFAVGPIVTAAAKSPSGPLSLLRDVILNPLPTLSQLESSCGGTIDVACLETGRQAYTGPFGLALAVVPVVLLLICADGMRRGRRLALGIAIGVQLVVVALSAIYLALFAGMPRAQGRPHVGMLNTAVVHLIPLVLVPLVLAVLMFVYRGHFRVASSVRLRRRVFWWVGLTGGALILAYTAVWLASGGMDRDGGLLGLAAELARQYLPVPLPGVYRKVFADRDVLEVFLFSYSGTVFWLVALAGVWVLLVRGHLAGGLDHQSRQKARALVKQGGDSLSWMALWEPNKYWFTADGSGGVAYQQHGHVALTLAGPLGAAEHHVATAEGFLEFCSQHALIPCFYSCTDELWPMLQSKGFRRVAVAQETRLRIRDLEFRGKEWQNVRTSLNRAAKRGITASWGRYSELPHAVRAQVSEVSEEWAAQKKIPEMGFTLGGLDELEDDDVLCCVAVDEAGFVYGVTSWLPVHQDGKVVSWTLDFMRRRGDAFPGVMEFLIASAVLHLRETVEVISLSGSPLAREKGEIEQQAKGLAGILDVVGQALEPVYGFRSLASFKSRFQPEYRSLYMYYQDPLHLPAMGRALSRAYLPGLSVRHSARLLRTLVG, encoded by the coding sequence ATGAGCCTCGCCCTCAACCGTGTGGTGGTGCCGGCGATCAGGCAAGCGGGCCGCCACTTGCGTTCAACACCTTTCACCCTCATTGTCCTGCTGCTCTTCATAGTCCTCTCCATAGCGTCCGGAAGCCTGCTGATGGGACCACCTGAGCCTTGGCTTCCGGTGGCCGGGGTTTCCCTTGATGGACTGCGGGCGGGGGAGTGGTGGTCCATCTGGACCTCCCTGTTCTTCACCACAAACCCACTGGCCTACGCCACAGCCATCCTCATGATGTTGTTCCTGCTTGGTTTGGCAGAGCGGCGCTTCGGTTCCCTCAAGACGGCGGGCGTCTTCCTTGGCGGCCAGTTCGCCTGCGTTTCCGCATTTTTGCTGGTCACCCAGATAGCCCGCCCGGCCGACGACGGCTGGCTGTCGCGAATGGCCGATACGCGGTTGATTGGTCCTTATGGCGCCATCCTGGCTACGGCGATGGCGGCAAGTGCACTACTCCCTACGCTGTGGCAGCGACGCCTGCGTACGGTGACGCTCTCCATTTCGTTGCTCCTGCTGCTCTACGTTGGCCACGCAGAGACCGTCGTGGGTTTCCTTGGTGCGCTGATTGGCCTCGCCGCCGGGTGGTGGATGCAGAGCAGCCAAGGCCATCTCCATCTTCACCGGTCCACGGGCAGGGAAGTGCGTAACCTGCTTTCCTTGACCATGGCGATCTTCGCGGTGGGGCCGATCGTGACGGCAGCAGCCAAGAGCCCCTCGGGGCCCCTGTCCCTGCTACGTGACGTCATCCTGAATCCGTTGCCCACCCTGAGCCAGCTCGAAAGCAGCTGTGGCGGAACAATCGACGTCGCATGCCTCGAAACGGGACGGCAGGCGTATACGGGGCCCTTCGGACTGGCGCTGGCAGTGGTGCCGGTGGTGCTCCTGCTCATTTGCGCGGATGGCATGAGGCGGGGCCGCCGGCTGGCCCTGGGGATCGCCATCGGAGTGCAGTTGGTGGTCGTCGCGTTGTCGGCAATCTACCTGGCTCTCTTCGCCGGAATGCCACGGGCGCAGGGACGGCCGCACGTAGGAATGCTGAACACAGCGGTGGTGCACCTGATTCCGCTGGTGCTGGTTCCCTTGGTTCTCGCCGTCCTGATGTTCGTGTACCGGGGCCACTTCAGGGTGGCGTCCTCGGTTCGGCTTCGCCGGCGGGTCTTTTGGTGGGTGGGGCTGACCGGTGGAGCGCTCATCCTTGCCTATACAGCCGTCTGGCTGGCGTCGGGAGGCATGGACCGTGACGGCGGCTTGCTGGGGTTGGCGGCTGAACTTGCCCGCCAGTACCTCCCGGTGCCGCTGCCTGGCGTCTACCGGAAGGTCTTCGCGGACCGTGATGTCCTTGAAGTCTTCCTTTTCTCCTACTCGGGCACGGTCTTTTGGCTCGTGGCGCTGGCGGGGGTATGGGTCCTCCTGGTTCGTGGGCACCTGGCCGGGGGCCTGGACCACCAGTCGCGACAGAAGGCCCGGGCATTGGTGAAGCAGGGTGGCGATTCGTTGTCATGGATGGCGCTGTGGGAACCCAACAAGTACTGGTTCACTGCAGACGGCAGCGGGGGAGTGGCCTATCAGCAGCACGGCCACGTTGCGCTGACGCTTGCCGGTCCGCTCGGCGCCGCCGAACACCATGTAGCTACGGCTGAGGGATTCCTTGAATTTTGCTCCCAGCACGCGCTGATCCCGTGCTTCTACTCCTGCACTGACGAGTTGTGGCCCATGCTGCAGTCCAAGGGTTTCCGCAGGGTCGCGGTGGCCCAGGAAACCCGTCTCCGGATCCGGGACCTGGAGTTTCGCGGTAAGGAGTGGCAGAACGTCCGGACGTCGCTCAACCGCGCCGCCAAACGTGGAATCACAGCCAGTTGGGGCCGCTATTCGGAGCTGCCGCACGCGGTACGCGCCCAAGTCAGCGAGGTTTCCGAAGAGTGGGCTGCGCAGAAGAAGATTCCCGAGATGGGCTTTACGCTCGGTGGCCTGGACGAGCTTGAGGATGACGACGTTCTTTGCTGTGTGGCCGTGGACGAGGCGGGTTTTGTGTACGGGGTGACCAGTTGGCTTCCGGTGCACCAGGACGGCAAGGTTGTCAGCTGGACGCTGGACTTCATGCGGCGGAGGGGCGATGCGTTTCCAGGGGTGATGGAATTCCTCATAGCCTCGGCCGTCCTGCACCTGCGGGAAACCGTGGAAGTAATCTCGTTGTCAGGCTCCCCCCTTGCCCGTGAGAAGGGCGAAATCGAGCAGCAGGCGAAAGGCCTTGCCGGAATTCTCGACGTGGTGGGGCAGGCTCTGGAACCGGTTTATGGATTCAGGTCATTGGCGTCCTTTAAGTCGCGATTCCAACCTGAGTATCGGTCGTTGTACATGTATTACCAAGACCCACTGCATCTCCCCGCAATGGGCCGTGCCCTCAGCCGTGCGTATCTGCCGGGATTGTCCGTCCGACATTCTGCAAGGCTTCTTCGAACGCTGGTTGGTTGA
- the atpD gene encoding F0F1 ATP synthase subunit beta, whose translation MTATATEHVATAGATGRIARVIGPVVDVEFPADAIPSIYNALTTEITLNGQTKTITFETSQHLGDNLVRAISLQATDGLVRGTTVQDSGAPISVPVGDGVKGHIFNVLGKPLDVEESEIKADAYWPIHRKAPSFASLEGSTEMLETGIKVIDLLTPYIKGGKIGLFGGAGVGKTVLIQEMITRVARNFGGTSVFAGVGERTREGNDLWVEMEEAGVLKDTALVFGQMDEPPGTRLRVALSALTMAEYFRDVQNQDVLLFIDNIFRFTQAGSEVSTLLGRMPSAVGYQPNLADEMGLLQERITSTKGHSITSMQAIYVPADDYTDPAPATTFAHLDATTELSREIASRGLYPAVDPLTSTSRILDPQYIGKDHYNTAVRVKQILQKNKELQDIIAILGVDELSEEDKIVVSRARRIQQFLSQNTYTAKQFTGVEGSTVSIKDTVEGFTAICDGELDHIAEQAFFNVGGLDDVERNWAKIQEQTK comes from the coding sequence ATGACTGCCACTGCTACCGAACACGTAGCAACGGCCGGTGCCACCGGCCGCATTGCCCGTGTTATTGGTCCGGTTGTCGACGTCGAATTCCCGGCTGACGCAATCCCGTCGATTTACAACGCTCTGACCACTGAGATCACCCTCAATGGGCAGACCAAGACCATCACGTTCGAGACCTCCCAGCACCTGGGTGACAACCTCGTTCGCGCCATCTCCCTGCAGGCTACCGACGGACTTGTCCGCGGTACTACCGTGCAGGACTCCGGCGCACCGATCTCCGTGCCCGTCGGCGACGGCGTCAAGGGCCACATCTTCAACGTCCTCGGCAAGCCGTTGGACGTCGAAGAGTCCGAGATCAAGGCTGACGCCTACTGGCCGATCCACCGCAAGGCTCCGTCCTTCGCTTCCCTCGAGGGCTCCACGGAGATGCTCGAGACCGGCATCAAGGTCATCGACCTTCTCACCCCGTACATCAAGGGTGGAAAGATCGGCCTGTTCGGCGGCGCCGGCGTTGGCAAGACCGTTCTGATCCAGGAAATGATCACCCGTGTTGCCCGCAACTTCGGTGGTACTTCCGTCTTCGCCGGTGTCGGCGAGCGTACCCGTGAGGGCAACGACCTCTGGGTTGAAATGGAAGAGGCAGGCGTCCTCAAGGACACCGCCCTTGTGTTCGGCCAGATGGATGAGCCGCCGGGAACGCGTTTGAGGGTCGCTCTGTCGGCGCTCACCATGGCGGAGTACTTCCGCGATGTCCAGAACCAGGACGTGCTGCTCTTCATCGACAACATCTTCCGCTTCACGCAGGCAGGTTCGGAAGTTTCCACGCTGCTCGGCCGTATGCCGTCCGCCGTGGGCTACCAGCCGAACCTTGCTGATGAGATGGGTCTGCTCCAGGAGCGCATCACCTCCACCAAGGGTCACTCCATCACGTCGATGCAGGCCATCTACGTGCCTGCTGATGACTACACCGACCCGGCTCCGGCCACGACCTTCGCACACCTCGACGCGACCACGGAACTTTCCCGTGAAATCGCATCCCGTGGTCTGTACCCGGCCGTTGATCCGCTGACGTCGACCTCCCGTATCCTGGATCCCCAGTACATCGGCAAGGACCACTACAACACGGCTGTCCGTGTAAAGCAGATCCTGCAGAAGAACAAGGAACTCCAGGACATCATCGCCATCCTCGGTGTCGACGAACTGTCCGAAGAAGACAAGATCGTCGTGTCGCGTGCACGTCGTATCCAGCAGTTCCTCTCCCAGAACACCTACACCGCCAAGCAGTTCACCGGCGTCGAGGGCTCCACCGTGTCCATCAAGGACACTGTTGAAGGCTTCACCGCTATCTGCGACGGCGAGCTGGACCACATTGCAGAGCAGGCGTTCTTCAACGTCGGCGGCCTGGATGACGTCGAGCGTAACTGGGCCAAGATCCAGGAACAGACCAAGTAG
- a CDS encoding F0F1 ATP synthase subunit epsilon, which yields MAELEVEIVAADHFVWSGAAKMVKARTSDGEIGILPGHSPLLAILAEGELAIQPVSGDRIAVVVDGGFFSVDNDRVVIVADNAKLGEAATAGIR from the coding sequence ATGGCTGAGCTCGAGGTTGAGATTGTCGCAGCGGACCACTTCGTGTGGTCCGGGGCGGCCAAGATGGTGAAGGCCCGCACCAGCGATGGTGAAATCGGAATCCTGCCGGGCCACTCGCCCCTCCTGGCCATCCTGGCCGAGGGCGAGCTGGCAATCCAGCCGGTTTCCGGAGACCGAATTGCGGTAGTTGTCGACGGCGGATTCTTCTCCGTTGACAACGATCGTGTGGTCATTGTTGCTGACAACGCCAAATTGGGCGAAGCGGCTACAGCGGGGATCCGATAG
- a CDS encoding F0F1 ATP synthase subunit gamma → MGAQIRVYRQKISSTTSMRKIFKAMELIATSRIGKARARVAASLPYANAITRAVSAVATQSEIDHPLTTEPEQIRRAAVLIITSDRGLAGSYSASVLKQAEGLFELLHAEGKEVKAYLVGRKAQAYFDFRNRSYSRVWTGGTDAPEFETAQEVGAALLEDFSTDFEEGGVDEIHVVYTRFKSMVTQEPTVIRLLPLEVVEEEAASESELLPLYEFEPETEQVLDALLPRYIESRIFAAMLQAAASELAARQRAMKSAGDNATDLIKKYTRLRNTARQAEITQELSEIVAGADALAS, encoded by the coding sequence ATGGGAGCCCAGATTCGGGTCTACCGTCAGAAGATCAGCTCGACGACGTCGATGCGCAAGATCTTCAAGGCGATGGAACTGATCGCTACCTCGCGCATCGGTAAGGCCCGCGCACGCGTAGCAGCTTCACTGCCTTACGCGAACGCCATTACCCGCGCCGTTTCTGCTGTCGCAACTCAGAGCGAAATCGATCACCCTCTGACCACGGAGCCGGAGCAGATCCGCCGTGCCGCTGTCCTGATTATTACCTCAGACCGCGGCCTTGCAGGATCCTACTCGGCCAGCGTGCTCAAGCAGGCTGAAGGTCTCTTCGAGCTTCTTCACGCAGAAGGCAAGGAAGTCAAAGCGTACCTCGTTGGCCGCAAGGCGCAGGCGTACTTCGATTTCCGCAACCGGTCATACTCCCGTGTATGGACCGGCGGCACGGACGCACCGGAATTCGAAACCGCCCAGGAAGTCGGCGCTGCACTTTTGGAAGACTTCTCCACAGACTTCGAAGAGGGAGGCGTGGACGAGATCCACGTCGTCTACACCCGCTTCAAGTCCATGGTGACGCAGGAACCTACGGTTATCCGTTTGCTCCCGCTGGAGGTCGTCGAAGAGGAAGCAGCCTCGGAGTCCGAGCTGTTGCCGCTGTACGAATTCGAACCGGAAACCGAGCAGGTGCTTGACGCACTGCTCCCGCGTTACATCGAATCCCGCATTTTCGCAGCAATGCTGCAGGCCGCAGCTTCCGAGCTCGCTGCCCGCCAGCGTGCCATGAAGTCGGCCGGTGACAACGCTACGGATCTGATCAAGAAGTACACGCGCCTTCGCAACACGGCCCGCCAGGCCGAAATTACGCAGGAGCTTTCCGAAATCGTGGCCGGCGCCGACGCTCTCGCGTCCTAG
- a CDS encoding cold-shock protein has product MALGTVKWFNAEKGFGFITPDDSDGDVFVHYSEIQTGGFKTLDENQRVQFEIGQGAKGPQATGVTVV; this is encoded by the coding sequence ATGGCACTGGGAACCGTCAAGTGGTTCAACGCTGAAAAGGGCTTCGGCTTCATCACCCCGGATGACTCGGATGGGGACGTTTTCGTTCACTACTCCGAGATCCAGACCGGTGGCTTCAAGACCCTCGATGAGAACCAGCGCGTTCAGTTCGAGATCGGTCAGGGCGCCAAGGGCCCCCAGGCAACCGGCGTTACTGTCGTCTAG
- a CDS encoding DUF2550 domain-containing protein has product MDDSLFPFIALATAFTLLIISLCLFGVRRFNLRRALGTVDASICMAGNSWQMGVCRYQDNELEWFRLMSLSVIPKYKFTRSSLELLGRRQPTEDELVRVQPGVVVVELQYEGTKFMLAMNFDAYAGLSSWLEAGPVIGVGSWR; this is encoded by the coding sequence ATGGACGATTCCCTCTTTCCGTTCATCGCCCTGGCAACAGCGTTTACGTTGCTGATCATTTCACTGTGCCTTTTCGGGGTGCGCCGCTTCAATCTGCGGCGCGCCCTGGGCACGGTCGACGCCTCCATTTGCATGGCTGGAAACAGCTGGCAGATGGGGGTTTGTCGTTATCAGGACAATGAGCTTGAGTGGTTCCGCTTAATGTCGCTGAGTGTGATCCCCAAGTACAAGTTCACGCGCAGCTCACTGGAGTTGCTCGGGCGACGCCAACCGACTGAGGATGAACTCGTGAGGGTTCAACCCGGCGTCGTGGTTGTCGAATTGCAGTACGAAGGTACCAAGTTCATGCTTGCCATGAATTTTGATGCCTATGCAGGACTATCGTCCTGGCTGGAGGCCGGACCGGTCATTGGCGTGGGATCCTGGCGATAG
- the nagA gene encoding N-acetylglucosamine-6-phosphate deacetylase, which produces MTAATSSAPSHQIIKGTLVTDGEVVEDGLLAIDGDRIAYAGTADGFDPEAFEGFQSAIRLGVPSGSYLIPGLVDVHCHGGNGGDFPGGEEASARKAVEFLHRSGTTTFLASMVTAPREDLLRGIGLYVKLVDEGLVAGIHLEGPFLSHARCGAQNPDYLLEPDLELMAELVGAADGKLATMTYAPELPGAGALVDLMTSHGVTPSLGHTDCDDATAAASLAAAREGLESAGFDGVSSLPTVTHLFNGMPPLHHRAPGPVAACLRMAQEGKAVVELIADGTHLDPSTVATVFQLVGAANIVLVTDSMAAAGLSDGSYMLGPSPVTVSDGVATLDATGSIAGGTATLLEVVRKTVAAGVALPDAICSATAVPAAVLGLSDEIGGLRRGLRADVVVTNADLELTGVLRNGQWLHQ; this is translated from the coding sequence ATGACTGCCGCCACTTCTTCCGCGCCGAGCCACCAAATCATCAAGGGAACGCTGGTCACCGACGGCGAGGTGGTGGAAGACGGCCTGCTTGCCATCGACGGCGACAGGATCGCCTATGCGGGTACTGCTGATGGATTCGATCCCGAGGCCTTCGAAGGTTTCCAGAGCGCCATACGTTTGGGAGTGCCCAGCGGCAGCTACCTTATCCCCGGCCTCGTCGATGTCCACTGCCACGGCGGCAACGGCGGGGACTTTCCCGGGGGCGAAGAGGCGTCGGCACGGAAAGCGGTGGAGTTCCTGCACCGCTCAGGTACCACCACCTTCCTCGCCAGCATGGTAACCGCGCCCCGGGAAGACCTGCTTCGCGGCATTGGACTGTATGTGAAGCTGGTGGACGAAGGCCTCGTGGCGGGGATCCACCTCGAAGGTCCTTTCCTCTCCCACGCACGCTGCGGCGCCCAAAACCCCGACTACCTCCTGGAGCCGGACCTCGAGCTCATGGCTGAGCTTGTTGGCGCCGCTGACGGCAAGCTCGCCACCATGACCTACGCACCGGAGCTTCCCGGCGCCGGGGCCTTGGTGGACCTGATGACGTCCCACGGCGTGACGCCGTCGCTGGGACACACTGACTGCGACGACGCCACAGCAGCGGCGTCGCTGGCCGCGGCCCGTGAGGGACTTGAGTCAGCAGGGTTCGACGGCGTGAGCTCGCTTCCCACTGTCACCCACCTTTTCAATGGGATGCCGCCCCTCCACCACCGCGCGCCCGGCCCCGTCGCTGCCTGCCTGCGCATGGCACAGGAAGGCAAGGCCGTGGTGGAACTCATCGCGGACGGCACCCACCTGGATCCCAGCACGGTGGCGACCGTTTTCCAGCTGGTAGGTGCCGCCAACATTGTCCTCGTAACCGATTCCATGGCGGCTGCCGGTCTCTCGGACGGGAGCTACATGCTCGGCCCATCGCCTGTAACCGTCAGCGACGGAGTGGCAACACTGGATGCGACGGGGTCGATTGCGGGAGGCACCGCAACCCTTCTTGAGGTGGTCCGCAAAACCGTGGCAGCCGGCGTCGCACTTCCTGACGCCATCTGTTCGGCAACAGCGGTCCCGGCCGCCGTCCTGGGACTTTCCGACGAAATTGGCGGGCTGCGCCGTGGACTGCGTGCCGACGTCGTTGTAACCAACGCGGACCTGGAACTTACCGGCGTGCTTCGCAACGGGCAATGGTTGCACCAGTAA